The following coding sequences are from one Brooklawnia cerclae window:
- a CDS encoding alpha/beta hydrolase family protein: MDHPEPVVAPHGSWASPIGIDDVIAGGGQMSSLQADEADLLWLESRPDQDGRQAIMRLHNGVVNELTPRHANVRSRVNEYGGGAFHASGGVIVYCDESDRTIKLRAPNGTVCTLTDGDPLVRYGDVRVYPGVPVVLAVREDHRGPGEPETTIVALEWPAGDDRPVAEHVLRRGASFYANPELGPGLRLAWLQWDHPAMPWDCATLHVGRLHRGGGLAIRDAVQIAGRRGFGPDGAAAHHPRWAPDGSLLFTADPDGFFRLHSWRDDRDDPVRPLHSDAHDFDLPMFTLGNHAFAALDEARVLTWYFSEGLCHLAVVSTRGEPTRRMAGVSSVDSVCVALGEGYALVDRPVGPRALVRVCPDGTLDTLRTLAGLPDRDVTSVARSLMFTGRHGPVQAWYYPPTNARFAAPRATRPPLLVQVHGGPTAIATNAYYPTYQFWTSRGFAVLDVNYSGSAGFGRAWRDRLRGMWGVADVDDCIDATEAAVDAGLADPGRVVIVGGSAGGYTALRAVTTSDRFAAAISRYGIADLKALVGGHKFESHYMDSLVGPWPEDERVYRDRSPINNLDKLASPILLLQGTDDPVVPPDQASAMADAARRRGLPVALVMFEGEGHGFHTAAARSRTLEAQLSFLSQLFGFTPADDIPRLPIDNLPGDNLPGR; encoded by the coding sequence ATGGACCACCCCGAACCGGTCGTCGCACCCCACGGCAGCTGGGCGTCTCCCATCGGTATCGACGACGTCATCGCGGGAGGCGGCCAGATGTCGTCCCTGCAAGCGGACGAAGCCGACCTCCTGTGGCTGGAGTCCAGGCCCGACCAGGACGGGCGTCAGGCCATCATGCGGCTTCACAACGGAGTGGTGAACGAACTGACACCGCGGCACGCGAACGTGCGCAGCCGCGTCAACGAATACGGCGGGGGCGCGTTCCACGCGTCCGGTGGAGTCATCGTCTATTGCGACGAGTCGGATCGCACGATCAAGCTGAGGGCGCCCAACGGGACCGTGTGCACTCTGACGGACGGGGATCCCCTGGTCAGGTACGGCGACGTGCGTGTGTACCCGGGCGTCCCCGTCGTGCTGGCGGTCCGTGAGGATCATCGAGGGCCGGGTGAGCCCGAGACCACGATCGTCGCCCTGGAATGGCCCGCCGGAGACGATCGCCCCGTCGCCGAACATGTGCTGCGCCGTGGTGCATCCTTCTACGCCAATCCGGAGCTCGGGCCCGGACTCCGGCTGGCATGGCTCCAGTGGGATCACCCCGCGATGCCCTGGGATTGCGCGACGCTCCATGTAGGACGACTGCACCGTGGCGGCGGCCTCGCCATCAGGGACGCCGTCCAGATTGCCGGACGACGAGGCTTCGGCCCCGACGGGGCTGCTGCCCATCATCCACGATGGGCCCCGGACGGCAGCCTGCTCTTCACAGCCGACCCCGACGGCTTCTTCCGGCTCCACTCGTGGCGCGACGACCGGGACGATCCGGTGCGGCCCCTGCACTCCGACGCGCACGACTTCGACCTGCCGATGTTCACCCTCGGCAACCATGCCTTCGCAGCCCTCGACGAAGCGCGTGTCCTCACGTGGTACTTCTCGGAGGGGCTGTGCCATCTGGCCGTGGTCTCGACGCGGGGTGAGCCCACGCGGCGCATGGCCGGCGTGTCGTCGGTGGACTCGGTGTGCGTCGCGCTCGGCGAGGGATATGCACTGGTCGATCGGCCGGTCGGGCCGCGTGCCTTGGTCCGGGTCTGCCCGGACGGCACGTTGGACACCCTCCGCACCCTTGCGGGACTGCCCGATCGCGACGTCACATCGGTGGCCCGTTCGCTCATGTTCACCGGGCGCCACGGCCCCGTCCAGGCCTGGTACTACCCGCCGACCAACGCACGCTTCGCCGCGCCGCGCGCCACAAGGCCACCCCTGCTCGTCCAGGTGCACGGCGGGCCGACGGCCATCGCCACCAACGCCTACTACCCGACCTACCAGTTCTGGACCTCACGCGGCTTCGCGGTACTGGACGTCAACTACTCCGGCTCGGCCGGGTTCGGGCGCGCGTGGCGCGACCGGCTGCGTGGAATGTGGGGCGTGGCCGACGTCGACGACTGCATCGACGCCACCGAGGCCGCTGTCGACGCGGGGCTGGCCGATCCGGGACGCGTCGTCATCGTCGGCGGAAGCGCCGGTGGGTACACGGCGTTGCGTGCGGTGACGACCAGCGACCGGTTCGCCGCCGCGATCAGCCGCTACGGCATCGCCGATCTCAAAGCCCTTGTCGGCGGGCACAAGTTCGAGTCGCACTACATGGACTCCCTGGTGGGGCCGTGGCCCGAGGACGAACGCGTCTATCGCGACCGCTCCCCCATCAACAATCTCGACAAGCTGGCGAGCCCGATCCTGCTCCTGCAGGGCACCGACGACCCGGTCGTCCCGCCCGATCAGGCATCGGCCATGGCGGACGCGGCCAGGCGCCGGGGTCTGCCCGTTGCATTGGTCATGTTCGAGGGCGAGGGCCACGGTTTCCACACCGCAGCGGCCCGCAGCCGGACGCTGGAGGCGCAGCTCAGCTTCCTGTCGCAGCTGTTCGGGTTCACGCCCGCCGACGACATACCGCGGCTACCGATCGACAACCTGCCGGGTGACAACCTGCCGGGGCGCTGA
- a CDS encoding LacI family DNA-binding transcriptional regulator translates to MATIADVAALAGVSKATASRTFTRPELVSPATAQRVKDAAERLGFVANAAARLLAGGRTGIVALVVPTLDNSFFTPVIAGAQARTSEAGLQLTVVVHPLAASDELTAFGRLARQVDGFIVVAPAGTDELVVTATEGTPAVLVDREIDGMASVIADTASAFGGLARRLIEAGHRRIVYVGGPAGSWQDKQRASTVRAATESTGAELAVVGPYPATFAAGVWAAAEVRRFAPTAVIPYATAIGLGIQHAYLSAGQPAPLVSSEQVIVDALGLKDVPAIDVDGVALGRAAADLLVERIASPGTPPTRDRLPVPMVWQP, encoded by the coding sequence ATGGCGACGATCGCGGATGTGGCCGCGCTCGCCGGCGTCTCCAAGGCGACAGCATCGCGCACCTTCACCCGTCCCGAACTGGTCTCCCCCGCCACGGCGCAGCGGGTCAAGGACGCCGCCGAGCGCCTGGGTTTCGTCGCCAACGCCGCGGCACGGCTCCTCGCGGGTGGCAGGACGGGCATCGTCGCCCTGGTCGTCCCCACACTCGACAACAGCTTCTTCACCCCGGTGATCGCCGGCGCCCAGGCGCGCACCTCCGAGGCGGGGCTGCAGCTCACCGTGGTCGTGCATCCGCTGGCCGCCAGTGACGAACTCACCGCGTTCGGCAGGCTGGCGCGCCAGGTCGACGGGTTCATCGTGGTCGCTCCCGCAGGAACCGACGAGCTGGTCGTCACCGCCACCGAGGGCACCCCGGCAGTGCTCGTCGACCGCGAGATCGACGGCATGGCCTCGGTGATCGCCGACACGGCATCGGCCTTCGGTGGCCTCGCCCGCCGGCTGATCGAGGCCGGGCATCGGCGGATCGTCTACGTGGGGGGGCCGGCGGGGTCGTGGCAGGACAAGCAACGGGCCAGCACCGTGCGCGCCGCCACCGAGTCCACGGGTGCCGAACTGGCCGTCGTGGGACCCTACCCGGCGACGTTCGCGGCGGGGGTGTGGGCCGCCGCGGAGGTGCGCAGGTTCGCCCCGACCGCGGTCATCCCCTACGCGACGGCGATCGGACTCGGCATCCAGCACGCCTACCTCTCGGCCGGGCAGCCCGCTCCCCTGGTCAGTTCCGAGCAGGTTATCGTCGACGCGCTCGGCCTCAAGGACGTCCCCGCGATCGATGTCGACGGCGTCGCGTTGGGACGAGCGGCGGCCGACCTGCTCGTCGAGAGGATCGCCTCGCCCGGGACGCCGCCGACGCGCGACAGGCTCCCGGTGCCCATGGTCTGGCAGCCCTGA
- a CDS encoding ABC transporter permease — protein sequence MHSRIAPLLLLAPGLGFLLVGFLVPSVAMLFSPPGTSTGEVFVRLGQMLTDPYDLQIIGRTLMFGLVVTVICVVLGFPVAYLLARTSSRWSGLLLALAIFPLLLSNVVRTFGWLVVLGSNGAIGQLLVGLGLVDQAPQLLYTPLAVVLGLTQLFLPLSIITCYSAVSQVDAGLDDAARGLGASRTRTFWDVVLPLSLPGIIVAATLVFAGSVTAYTTPYLLGGSSNRMLSTQLFAYSSVTVDWASASATAIIMTVLVFAVSALSSLAGRKGATA from the coding sequence TTGCATTCACGCATCGCGCCCTTGCTTCTTCTGGCACCCGGACTGGGTTTCCTGCTCGTCGGCTTCCTCGTACCCTCGGTCGCCATGCTCTTCTCCCCGCCGGGTACATCGACCGGTGAGGTCTTCGTACGGCTCGGGCAGATGCTGACCGATCCCTACGACCTGCAGATCATCGGCCGCACGTTGATGTTCGGGCTCGTCGTGACCGTGATCTGCGTCGTCCTCGGCTTCCCGGTCGCCTATCTGCTGGCCCGCACCTCGTCGCGCTGGTCGGGGCTGCTCCTCGCGCTGGCGATCTTCCCGCTGCTGCTCAGCAACGTCGTCCGGACCTTCGGGTGGCTCGTGGTGCTCGGCTCCAACGGCGCCATCGGGCAGCTGCTGGTGGGCCTCGGCCTGGTCGACCAGGCTCCCCAGCTGCTCTACACCCCGCTTGCCGTCGTCCTCGGTCTGACGCAGCTGTTCCTGCCGCTGTCGATCATCACGTGCTACTCGGCGGTCTCCCAGGTGGACGCGGGGCTCGACGACGCGGCCCGGGGCCTGGGAGCCTCGCGCACCCGGACGTTCTGGGACGTGGTGCTTCCGCTGTCGCTGCCGGGGATCATCGTGGCGGCGACGCTCGTCTTCGCCGGATCAGTCACCGCATACACCACGCCCTATCTGCTGGGCGGATCGAGCAACCGCATGCTGTCGACCCAGCTGTTCGCGTATTCGAGCGTCACGGTCGACTGGGCGAGCGCGTCGGCCACCGCGATCATCATGACGGTGCTGGTGTTCGCCGTCTCGGCGCTGTCGAGCCTGGCAGGCCGGAAGGGGGCGACGGCGTGA
- a CDS encoding ABC transporter permease subunit produces the protein MRTRHPVAAAFAVAGYIVMIVPILFVVATAFTAGKTLKFPPEGFSLRWFGQALSYQPFVGSLATSAEIAVLATLLALLVGVPATLAIHRGRLPGKGIVEALFLSPLVVPELVVGLALFQQLIVTFRFDNWPVLLIGHTALLLPYAVRVTGASLAGMDPALEEAARGLGASPLVAFWTVTLPVLRPGIFSAALLSFITSFNNVPLSLLLQSRTTRTLPVTMLDYVQQSYDPMVAAASTLILAVTVVIAVIAERTVGFTRIFGGINR, from the coding sequence GTGAGGACACGGCATCCCGTCGCCGCCGCCTTCGCCGTGGCGGGCTACATCGTCATGATCGTGCCGATCCTCTTCGTCGTCGCCACGGCGTTCACCGCGGGCAAGACCCTGAAGTTCCCGCCCGAGGGCTTCTCCCTCCGTTGGTTCGGGCAGGCCCTGTCGTACCAGCCTTTCGTCGGCTCGCTCGCCACGAGCGCCGAGATCGCGGTTCTCGCGACCCTGCTCGCTCTCCTGGTCGGCGTACCGGCCACGCTGGCCATCCATCGCGGCCGGCTACCGGGCAAGGGCATCGTCGAGGCGCTCTTCCTCTCGCCGCTCGTGGTCCCCGAGCTCGTGGTCGGCCTCGCGCTGTTCCAGCAGCTGATCGTCACCTTCCGGTTCGACAACTGGCCGGTTCTGCTCATCGGGCACACGGCATTGCTGCTTCCCTACGCGGTGCGCGTCACCGGCGCGTCCCTGGCGGGGATGGATCCGGCGCTCGAGGAGGCCGCTCGTGGTCTCGGCGCGTCACCCCTGGTCGCGTTCTGGACCGTCACACTGCCCGTGCTGCGCCCCGGGATCTTCTCGGCCGCACTGCTGAGCTTCATCACGTCGTTCAACAACGTGCCGCTGTCGCTGCTGTTGCAGAGCCGTACCACCCGAACCCTGCCCGTCACGATGCTCGATTACGTACAGCAGAGCTACGACCCCATGGTCGCCGCGGCCTCGACCCTGATCCTCGCGGTCACCGTCGTCATCGCCGTCATCGCCGAGCGCACAGTCGGCTTCACCAGGATCTTCGGAGGCATCAACCGATGA
- a CDS encoding ABC transporter ATP-binding protein — protein MSVAAQFDKVTQVFGTFTAVDGIDLAIQAGRLTTLLGPSGCGKTTSLRMLAGYLRPTSGRIMIDGTDATSAPPEKRGLGMVFQSYALFPHMTVADNVGYGLKLRRVPRDERAARVAECLDLVGLGDVAARKPKALSGGQQQRVALARAIAIRPKLLLLDEPLSNLDARLRVQMRSEIRRIQSETGLTVVLVTHDQDEALEMSDEMVLMRSGRIMQHGAPAEVFSAPVNRFVADFLGYENFWHTRDGLVTVRPEHLNVSTTAPAGDGGLALDAVVSEIVYRGVDMLVTLVAHDDQGETKLVSSVRADGSVQFSPGDRVAVTAPAARLIALTD, from the coding sequence ATGAGCGTCGCAGCACAGTTCGACAAGGTCACGCAGGTCTTCGGCACGTTCACGGCAGTCGACGGCATCGATCTGGCCATCCAGGCCGGCAGGCTCACGACCCTGCTCGGTCCCTCGGGCTGCGGGAAGACGACCTCGCTCCGCATGCTGGCCGGCTACCTGCGTCCCACCTCGGGCCGCATCATGATCGACGGCACGGACGCGACGTCCGCCCCACCCGAGAAGCGCGGCCTCGGCATGGTCTTCCAGTCCTACGCGCTCTTCCCCCACATGACCGTCGCGGACAACGTCGGGTACGGCCTCAAGCTGCGGCGCGTCCCCCGGGACGAACGGGCGGCGCGTGTGGCCGAGTGCCTCGATCTCGTCGGTCTCGGCGACGTGGCTGCCCGCAAGCCGAAGGCGCTCTCCGGCGGCCAGCAGCAGCGCGTCGCTCTCGCCCGCGCCATCGCGATCCGCCCCAAGCTGCTCCTCCTCGACGAGCCGCTGTCCAACCTCGACGCGCGCCTGCGCGTGCAGATGCGCTCGGAGATCCGCAGGATCCAGTCCGAGACGGGGCTGACCGTCGTGCTCGTCACCCACGATCAGGACGAAGCCCTGGAGATGAGCGACGAGATGGTGCTCATGCGATCCGGGCGGATCATGCAGCACGGTGCGCCCGCCGAGGTCTTCAGTGCGCCCGTCAATCGTTTCGTGGCCGACTTCCTCGGCTACGAGAACTTCTGGCACACGCGCGACGGTCTGGTCACCGTCCGCCCCGAGCATCTGAATGTGTCCACCACCGCGCCGGCGGGCGACGGCGGGCTCGCGCTCGACGCGGTCGTCTCCGAGATCGTCTATCGCGGTGTCGACATGCTCGTCACCCTCGTCGCACACGACGACCAGGGTGAGACGAAGCTCGTCTCCAGCGTCCGCGCCGACGGCTCCGTCCAGTTCTCCCCCGGCGATCGTGTGGCTGTGACGGCACCAGCCGCCCGCCTGATCGCACTGACCGACTGA
- a CDS encoding extracellular solute-binding protein: MHRTTRALALGVASAFLGVAALTGCSGSDDEQEGTQTLVVSTFSFGVEAFQEAVIDPFTAETGIQVEVETGSNSDRLSQLQLAAGDNPGIDIMLISDYYAALGQEDDLFAEVDQSAIPNLSEIADFAVDDAYNGPAYSYQLNGTLYRTDELSQEQAASWDLYGDAAYSGRLALPDISVTAGQLAISGVAATYGSGPYDVDTAFAKMGDWAPGILQFYSSSTEVTNLITQGEIVAADSLNGFATDLVASGEPIAWTPPSEGAYMATNRVMIPKGAANVDAANTFINYLLGVEAQSKSAELVGDLPVNPGATIPDELTDVVGDIATDPIAAGYQALDPTELVPTRSEWVDRFAREVTGK; encoded by the coding sequence ATGCACCGCACGACCCGCGCCCTCGCACTGGGGGTCGCGTCCGCTTTCCTGGGCGTCGCGGCTCTCACCGGTTGTTCCGGCTCGGACGACGAGCAGGAGGGCACCCAGACGCTCGTCGTCAGCACCTTCTCCTTCGGCGTCGAGGCCTTCCAGGAGGCTGTGATCGACCCGTTCACCGCTGAGACCGGCATCCAGGTCGAGGTCGAGACCGGTTCGAACTCCGATCGGCTCTCGCAGCTTCAGCTCGCCGCCGGAGACAACCCGGGCATCGACATCATGCTCATCAGCGACTACTACGCGGCACTGGGCCAGGAGGACGACCTGTTCGCCGAGGTCGACCAGAGCGCCATCCCCAACCTCTCCGAGATCGCCGACTTCGCCGTCGACGACGCGTACAACGGCCCCGCCTACAGCTACCAGCTCAACGGCACGCTCTACCGCACCGACGAACTGAGCCAGGAGCAGGCAGCCAGCTGGGACCTGTACGGGGACGCCGCCTACTCCGGCAGGCTCGCGCTGCCCGACATCTCGGTGACGGCCGGCCAGCTCGCGATCAGCGGGGTGGCGGCGACGTATGGCAGCGGGCCGTACGACGTCGACACGGCCTTCGCGAAGATGGGCGACTGGGCCCCCGGCATCCTGCAGTTCTACAGCTCGTCGACGGAGGTGACCAACCTCATCACGCAGGGCGAGATCGTCGCGGCGGACTCGCTCAACGGCTTCGCCACCGACCTGGTGGCCTCCGGCGAGCCCATCGCCTGGACCCCGCCGTCCGAGGGCGCCTACATGGCAACCAACCGGGTGATGATCCCCAAGGGCGCGGCCAACGTGGACGCGGCCAACACGTTCATCAACTACCTGCTGGGCGTCGAGGCACAGTCCAAGTCCGCCGAACTCGTCGGTGACCTGCCTGTGAACCCGGGAGCCACCATCCCCGATGAGCTGACCGACGTCGTCGGCGACATCGCGACCGACCCGATCGCGGCGGGATACCAGGCGCTTGATCCCACGGAGCTCGTCCCGACGCGCAGCGAGTGGGTCGACCGCTTCGCCCGCGAAGTGACCGGGAAGTGA
- a CDS encoding SLC13 family permease yields the protein MIAVHAVIAIGIVLVLIIWRKWDPVIALVIGSFYLGIAGGVGVQGTIEALIVGFGDIMQSVGLLIGFGVLLGALLYALGALQRLVEVLLRWFGPNRIPYALSGALTTLFSSIYVDVQVVLASPLARGAARKVGPKGLPLLSAALGVGIFSGYVFVVPGLGTLVISGQLDLSLGRYLLLGLLIGPLTSIVVPLLYKLIFLRGVSGWWKPETDEDVNEALRAQEELDGELAGDHAPKLPALWVSLLPILIPLALIAAGAIAGAIVPEEGRNALVATMADKSFANLALFIGLLGAYLLARFTIGRERTDKAVERGLNTTGQILLITGIGGSLGAIIEATTLDETLGSLFTSGGAAGSVVLTLVFAWFIAALMHFAIGSVSVAAIAAAGILAPFVGSLGIDPVVVGLAVGSGSMFAVQVNSNFFWMFQSLLGLSTQGALKTLTVATASASVFSLPLVIVLGLIV from the coding sequence GTGATCGCTGTCCATGCCGTCATCGCGATCGGCATCGTCCTGGTCCTCATCATCTGGCGCAAGTGGGACCCGGTGATAGCCCTGGTCATCGGGTCTTTCTACCTCGGCATCGCCGGGGGCGTCGGGGTGCAGGGAACCATCGAGGCACTCATCGTCGGATTCGGCGACATCATGCAGTCGGTCGGCCTGCTGATCGGCTTCGGCGTCCTGCTGGGCGCCCTGTTGTACGCGCTGGGCGCGTTGCAGAGGCTCGTGGAAGTGCTGCTGCGCTGGTTCGGTCCGAACCGAATCCCGTACGCCCTCAGCGGCGCGCTCACCACCCTGTTCTCGTCCATCTACGTCGACGTGCAGGTCGTGCTGGCCTCTCCCCTGGCCCGCGGGGCGGCGCGGAAGGTCGGTCCCAAGGGGCTCCCGCTGCTGTCGGCCGCGCTGGGCGTCGGCATCTTCAGCGGGTACGTGTTCGTCGTCCCCGGGCTGGGAACCCTGGTGATCTCCGGGCAGCTCGACCTGTCGCTGGGACGCTACCTGCTGCTCGGCCTGTTGATCGGGCCGCTGACCTCCATCGTCGTCCCGCTGCTGTACAAGCTGATCTTCCTGCGGGGCGTGAGCGGCTGGTGGAAGCCGGAGACCGACGAGGACGTGAACGAGGCGCTGCGAGCCCAGGAGGAACTGGACGGGGAACTGGCCGGGGACCACGCGCCGAAGCTGCCCGCCCTGTGGGTGTCGCTGCTGCCGATCCTGATCCCGCTCGCCCTGATCGCCGCCGGAGCCATCGCCGGGGCCATCGTGCCCGAGGAAGGACGCAACGCCCTGGTCGCGACCATGGCCGACAAGTCGTTCGCGAACCTCGCGCTGTTCATCGGTCTACTGGGCGCCTACCTGCTGGCCCGGTTCACCATCGGACGCGAACGCACCGACAAGGCCGTGGAGCGCGGGCTGAACACCACCGGGCAGATCCTGCTGATCACCGGCATCGGCGGCTCGCTGGGCGCGATCATCGAGGCGACGACCCTGGACGAGACGCTGGGCTCGCTGTTCACCAGCGGCGGCGCGGCCGGCTCGGTCGTCCTGACCCTCGTCTTCGCCTGGTTCATCGCAGCATTGATGCACTTCGCCATCGGCTCGGTGTCGGTGGCCGCCATCGCGGCCGCGGGAATCCTGGCACCGTTCGTCGGTTCCCTGGGGATCGACCCCGTCGTCGTCGGGCTGGCCGTCGGATCGGGCTCGATGTTCGCCGTCCAGGTCAACAGCAACTTCTTCTGGATGTTCCAGTCGCTGCTCGGCCTTTCCACCCAGGGAGCGCTGAAGACCCTGACGGTGGCCACGGCGAGCGCATCGGTCTTCTCCCTGCCGCTGGTGATCGTCCTGGGTCTGATCGTGTAG
- a CDS encoding response regulator: protein MIRVLVVDDQRTVAEGHRTLVERVPGFEVVAVAYNGPQAVERCAAGGVDLVLLDLAMPGMSGLEVARALQAMPDGPDVMVLTASRDLHTVRAAMRGGALHYVLKPFSFATLQAKLVNYARFTQAAAGQRDVLDQGEIDSALAALRDPSGTAIAKGMSKETLAAVREALLAEPDGLTETRAAEAVGISRVTARRYLEYLSETGGCERVPVYGRTGRPELVYRPRG from the coding sequence ATGATCAGGGTTCTCGTGGTGGACGACCAGCGAACAGTCGCCGAGGGGCATCGCACACTCGTGGAGCGTGTCCCCGGGTTCGAGGTCGTCGCTGTGGCCTACAACGGCCCGCAAGCGGTGGAGCGCTGTGCCGCAGGTGGCGTCGACCTGGTGCTTCTCGACCTGGCGATGCCCGGGATGAGTGGGCTGGAGGTCGCTCGCGCGCTACAGGCGATGCCCGACGGGCCGGACGTGATGGTGCTCACCGCCTCCCGCGACCTGCACACGGTGCGCGCGGCCATGCGCGGCGGAGCGCTGCATTACGTACTGAAACCGTTCTCGTTCGCCACCCTTCAGGCCAAGCTGGTCAACTACGCCCGGTTCACGCAGGCCGCGGCCGGCCAGCGCGATGTGCTCGATCAGGGCGAGATCGACTCCGCCCTGGCGGCGCTCCGCGACCCGTCGGGCACCGCCATCGCAAAGGGGATGTCGAAGGAGACCCTGGCCGCCGTCCGTGAGGCTCTGCTGGCGGAGCCAGACGGCCTCACGGAGACCAGGGCCGCCGAAGCAGTCGGCATCTCGCGTGTCACGGCCCGCCGATATCTGGAGTACCTGTCGGAGACCGGTGGATGCGAGCGAGTTCCGGTCTACGGACGGACGGGGCGGCCCGAACTCGTGTACAGGCCGCGCGGGTAA
- a CDS encoding ATP-binding protein yields MARKPVASIDPHAARPGVPYRGRVPLWSSSTDRWSLSAQIFVLMALMLVVVVVPVWLLSVRAAEEAARAEAIAHVTSTATTLAESPWVIQAVQSEDPAEALGEPIERIRAANDLSFVVVMDVDGTRWTHPNPEQVGRQYVGSIAAAQAGGEVVEETQGTMGPSFRVVHPVRSDGRVIAMVAAGIPTESVRQAGMERSVQVVAITVASLALGTVGSWVVARRLRRQTLGLGSIGLGRLYSYHEALLHSVRAGLVLVGHDGAVVLCNDEARELLDASGAVLGTPVAQLGIGQGLSDLMASGRVCAGETHFTAGGRALIVTQTRAVLDGRDLGWVTTLQDRTDLVRLTGELDSLRSFSEMLRSRAHEADNRLHTVILLVELGRGEEAVEFATAAIERSQALIDRVTEAVRDAPVAALLLGKSAQAEERGVELRLADGIDIPETGLASTDLVLVLGNLVDNALDAAASTERGWVEVGGRLERSGQEETVVMEVTDSGPGIPGDLIGDAFRRGWTTKSVTDPDLRPQGHGIGLSLVAGTVRRLHGTIEVTTSPSRFAVRLPVPESNDEVGP; encoded by the coding sequence GTGGCAAGGAAGCCCGTCGCATCGATCGATCCCCACGCGGCACGCCCCGGAGTCCCCTACCGTGGACGCGTCCCGCTGTGGTCGAGTTCGACCGACCGCTGGAGCCTGTCGGCCCAGATCTTCGTCCTGATGGCGTTGATGCTGGTCGTCGTGGTGGTTCCGGTCTGGCTGCTGTCCGTGCGTGCCGCCGAGGAGGCCGCCCGGGCCGAGGCGATCGCCCACGTCACCTCCACCGCCACGACCCTGGCCGAATCGCCGTGGGTGATCCAGGCCGTCCAGAGCGAGGATCCCGCCGAAGCCCTCGGGGAGCCGATCGAGCGAATCCGGGCCGCGAACGACCTGTCCTTCGTCGTCGTGATGGACGTCGACGGCACTCGGTGGACCCACCCGAACCCCGAGCAGGTGGGCAGGCAGTACGTGGGCTCGATCGCCGCGGCACAGGCCGGCGGCGAGGTCGTCGAAGAGACCCAGGGCACCATGGGGCCCTCGTTCCGTGTGGTGCACCCGGTGCGTTCGGACGGCCGGGTGATCGCGATGGTCGCCGCGGGCATCCCCACCGAATCGGTGCGCCAGGCAGGCATGGAGCGATCGGTCCAGGTGGTGGCCATCACGGTCGCCTCCCTGGCACTCGGCACGGTGGGCAGCTGGGTGGTCGCCCGCCGGCTGCGCCGTCAGACCCTGGGGCTCGGCTCGATCGGGCTCGGCCGCCTGTACTCGTACCACGAGGCGCTGCTGCACTCGGTGCGCGCCGGCCTGGTGCTGGTCGGGCACGACGGAGCGGTCGTCCTGTGCAACGACGAGGCCCGCGAGCTGCTGGACGCGTCCGGGGCGGTGCTGGGAACCCCTGTCGCCCAGTTGGGCATCGGGCAGGGGCTGAGCGACCTGATGGCCTCAGGACGCGTCTGCGCGGGCGAGACACACTTCACCGCCGGTGGTCGGGCACTGATCGTCACACAGACCAGAGCCGTACTGGACGGGCGCGACCTGGGCTGGGTGACCACCCTGCAGGATCGCACAGACCTGGTGCGGCTCACCGGCGAGCTGGACTCCCTGCGGTCGTTCAGCGAGATGCTGCGCAGTAGGGCGCACGAGGCCGACAACCGGCTGCACACCGTCATACTGCTGGTCGAGCTGGGCCGCGGCGAGGAGGCCGTCGAGTTCGCCACGGCGGCCATCGAGCGTAGCCAAGCTCTCATCGACCGGGTCACCGAGGCCGTTCGGGACGCCCCAGTCGCCGCGCTGCTGCTGGGCAAGTCGGCGCAGGCCGAGGAACGCGGGGTGGAGTTGCGGCTCGCGGACGGCATCGACATCCCGGAGACCGGGTTGGCCTCCACCGATCTCGTGCTCGTCCTCGGCAATCTGGTCGACAACGCGCTGGATGCCGCCGCGTCCACAGAGCGGGGCTGGGTCGAGGTCGGTGGACGCCTGGAGCGATCGGGGCAGGAGGAGACCGTCGTGATGGAGGTCACCGACTCCGGTCCCGGTATCCCCGGCGACCTGATCGGGGACGCGTTCCGGCGTGGGTGGACCACGAAATCTGTCACCGACCCCGACCTCCGGCCGCAGGGACATGGCATCGGGCTTTCCCTGGTTGCGGGCACCGTTCGCCGGTTGCACGGCACCATCGAGGTCACCACGTCGCCTTCCAGGTTCGCGGTGCGGCTGCCGGTGCCAGAATCGAATGACGAGGTGGGGCCATGA